A window from Pseudomonas campi encodes these proteins:
- the mrcB gene encoding penicillin-binding protein 1B, which produces MTRSRTPRKSAKRRSGASRPWLGWALKLALVGLVVLAGFAVYLDAVVQEKFSGKRWTVPAKVYARPLELFVGQKLAKQDFLTELDALGYRRESAADGPGAAVVNGNLVDLHTRGFQFYDGNESAQRLRVRFSGAYVAGLSQGNGGKLDVARMEPLLIGGLYPAHHEDRILIKLEQAPPYLVETLVAVEDREFFNHFGVSPKGIARAVWINATAGQLRQGGSTLTQQLVKNFYLTSERSLSRKLTEAMMAVLLELHYDKKEILEAYLNEVFLGQDGQRAVHGFGLASQYFFSQPLGELKLHQVALLVGMVKGPTVYNPRRNPELALKRRNLVLDLLAQQGVVSAEQAAAAKQQPLGVTKRGSLADSSFPAFLDLVKRQLREDYRDEDLTEEGLRIFTSFDPILQLKSEAALSETLKRLGGRKGVDEVEAAMVVTNPENGEIQAMLGSRQPRFAGFNRALDAVRPIGSLIKPAVYLTALERPSQYTLTSWLADEPFSVKGQDGQVWRPQNYDRKAHGTIYLYQGLANSYNLSTAKLGLELGVPEVLKTLERLGVDREWPAYPSMLLGAGALSPMEVATMYQTLANGGFNTQLRGIRSVLTAEGEPLKRYPFQIQQRFDAGAIYLTQNAMQRVMREGTGRSVYSQLPSSLTLAGKTGTTNDSRDSWFAGFSQDLLAVVWLGRDDNGKTPLTGATGALQVWTSLMAKADPLPLDMPQPDNVVQAWVNAGTGQGSAAGCPNAVQMPYIRGSEPPAGAACGVAPDEAVMDWVRGWLE; this is translated from the coding sequence ATGACTCGTTCCCGTACTCCGCGCAAAAGCGCCAAACGCCGTTCCGGCGCCTCTCGTCCCTGGCTTGGCTGGGCCCTCAAACTCGCATTGGTCGGGCTGGTGGTGCTGGCCGGCTTCGCCGTGTACCTGGATGCCGTGGTGCAGGAGAAGTTCTCCGGCAAGCGCTGGACGGTGCCCGCCAAGGTCTATGCGCGGCCGCTGGAGCTGTTCGTCGGGCAGAAACTGGCCAAGCAGGACTTCCTCACCGAGCTGGATGCCCTCGGCTATCGCCGCGAAAGCGCCGCCGACGGTCCGGGCGCGGCGGTGGTTAATGGCAATCTGGTCGACCTGCATACCCGCGGCTTCCAGTTCTATGACGGCAACGAATCGGCGCAGCGCCTGCGTGTGCGCTTCTCCGGCGCTTACGTGGCCGGACTCAGTCAGGGTAATGGCGGCAAGCTCGACGTGGCGCGCATGGAGCCGCTGCTGATCGGCGGCCTGTACCCGGCGCATCACGAAGACCGCATTCTGATCAAGCTGGAACAGGCGCCGCCTTATCTGGTGGAAACCCTGGTGGCGGTGGAGGATCGCGAGTTCTTCAACCACTTCGGCGTGTCACCCAAGGGCATCGCCCGGGCGGTGTGGATCAACGCCACGGCCGGTCAGCTGCGCCAGGGCGGCAGTACCCTGACCCAGCAGCTGGTGAAGAACTTCTACCTGACCAGTGAGCGCAGCCTCAGTCGCAAACTCACCGAGGCCATGATGGCCGTGCTGCTGGAGCTGCACTACGACAAGAAGGAAATTCTCGAGGCGTACCTCAATGAGGTATTCCTCGGCCAGGACGGCCAGCGTGCCGTGCATGGCTTCGGTCTGGCCAGCCAGTACTTCTTCAGCCAGCCCCTGGGTGAGTTGAAGCTGCATCAGGTGGCGCTACTGGTCGGTATGGTCAAGGGGCCGACTGTCTACAACCCGCGACGCAACCCCGAGCTGGCCTTGAAGCGGCGCAATCTGGTGCTCGATCTGCTGGCGCAGCAAGGCGTGGTGAGCGCCGAACAGGCGGCGGCCGCCAAGCAGCAGCCATTGGGTGTTACCAAGCGCGGCAGCCTGGCCGATAGCTCCTTCCCGGCCTTCCTCGACCTGGTCAAGCGCCAGCTGCGCGAGGATTACCGCGACGAAGACTTGACCGAGGAAGGTCTGCGCATCTTCACCAGCTTCGATCCGATCCTCCAGCTCAAGTCCGAGGCCGCCCTGAGTGAGACGCTCAAGCGCCTGGGTGGGCGCAAAGGTGTGGATGAGGTCGAGGCCGCCATGGTGGTGACCAATCCGGAGAATGGCGAGATTCAGGCCATGCTCGGCAGCCGCCAGCCGCGTTTTGCCGGCTTCAACCGTGCACTGGATGCCGTGCGGCCGATCGGTTCGCTGATCAAGCCTGCGGTTTACCTGACGGCATTGGAGCGTCCGAGTCAGTACACCCTGACCAGCTGGCTGGCCGATGAACCGTTTTCGGTGAAGGGCCAGGACGGCCAGGTCTGGCGCCCGCAGAACTATGACCGCAAGGCCCACGGCACCATTTATCTGTACCAGGGCCTGGCCAACTCCTACAACCTGTCGACTGCCAAGCTCGGCCTGGAACTGGGCGTGCCGGAGGTACTCAAAACCCTTGAGCGCCTGGGTGTTGATCGGGAGTGGCCGGCTTATCCATCGATGTTGCTGGGCGCTGGTGCGCTGAGTCCGATGGAAGTGGCGACCATGTATCAGACCCTGGCCAATGGTGGTTTCAATACGCAGTTGCGCGGCATTCGCAGTGTGCTGACCGCCGAAGGGGAGCCGCTCAAGCGTTACCCCTTCCAGATTCAGCAGCGCTTCGATGCGGGCGCCATCTACCTCACGCAGAATGCCATGCAGCGGGTGATGCGCGAGGGCACCGGGCGTTCGGTGTACAGCCAGTTGCCGTCATCATTGACCCTGGCGGGCAAGACCGGCACCACTAATGATTCGCGCGACAGCTGGTTTGCCGGTTTCAGTCAGGATCTGCTGGCCGTGGTCTGGCTGGGGCGCGACGATAACGGCAAGACGCCGCTGACCGGTGCGACCGGTGCGCTGCAGGTCTGGACCAGCCTGATGGCCAAGGCCGACCCGCTGCCGTTGGACATGCCGCAGCCGGACAATGTGGTGCAGGCATGGGTGAATGCCGGCACCGGGCAGGGCTCGGCGGCCGGTTGTCCGAATGCAGTACAGATGCCGTATATTCGCGGCAGTGAGCCGCCGGCAGGTGCCGCCTGTGGGGTGGCGCCGGATGAAGCGGTGATGGATTGGGTGCGTGGCTGGCTCGAGTGA
- a CDS encoding tetratricopeptide repeat protein: MSKWWLSLVVTSAVLSGCSTVPRGSIPVVDASGSLRADEQGEGGGGYTPAAPAQAQSLPQDSGVVVMVPGGVSSAPLQTYPDGSSSMPSSISSAPLSTGPISSAGSYTPSAPSMPSGIPSGGGLSADEQLDGPVLALLSTAQQQQGSGDLNGAASSLERAQRIAPREPQVLYRLAEVRLAQGDAAQAEQFARRGLTLASGRPALQAGLWDLIAQARERQGDAAGAAQARAQAKVSM, from the coding sequence ATGAGCAAGTGGTGGTTGTCTCTGGTGGTGACGTCGGCTGTGCTGAGCGGTTGCAGCACGGTGCCGCGTGGTTCGATTCCGGTAGTGGATGCCAGTGGCTCGCTGCGTGCGGATGAGCAGGGTGAGGGCGGTGGAGGTTATACGCCAGCGGCCCCAGCCCAGGCGCAGAGCCTGCCGCAGGACTCCGGTGTGGTAGTGATGGTTCCCGGCGGTGTGTCTTCCGCACCGCTGCAAACTTATCCGGATGGCAGCAGTTCCATGCCCTCCAGCATCAGCTCGGCACCGCTCAGCACGGGGCCGATCTCTTCGGCCGGCAGCTATACCCCGAGTGCGCCGAGCATGCCCAGCGGGATTCCCTCGGGCGGTGGTTTGAGTGCCGATGAGCAACTCGATGGCCCGGTGCTGGCGCTGCTGAGCACCGCTCAACAGCAGCAAGGTAGTGGTGACCTGAATGGTGCCGCCTCCAGCCTGGAACGCGCCCAGCGCATCGCACCACGCGAGCCGCAGGTGCTCTATCGTCTGGCCGAGGTGCGTCTGGCCCAAGGTGATGCTGCCCAGGCCGAGCAGTTCGCACGGCGTGGTCTGACCCTGGCCAGTGGGCGTCCGGCGCTGCAGGCAGGCCTCTGGGACTTGATTGCCCAGGCACGCGAGCGTCAGGGTGATGCGGCCGGCGCTGCGCAGGCGCGCGCACAGGCCAAGGTCAGCATGTGA
- a CDS encoding YqcC family protein, with translation MDERLPAVAEQLLLIERELRVLGWWADTPPSAEALASREPFCVDTLSFEAWLQWIFLPRMKSLLEASAPLPNVSGIRPMAEEAYRGRERQALALLTALGNFDRLIGGAS, from the coding sequence ATGGATGAGCGTTTGCCCGCAGTGGCTGAACAGTTGCTGCTGATTGAGCGGGAGTTGCGCGTATTGGGCTGGTGGGCGGATACACCGCCATCGGCAGAGGCGCTGGCCAGTCGCGAACCTTTCTGCGTCGACACGCTGTCGTTCGAGGCCTGGTTGCAGTGGATATTCCTGCCGCGCATGAAAAGCCTGCTCGAGGCTTCGGCGCCGTTGCCCAATGTGTCGGGCATCAGGCCGATGGCCGAAGAAGCCTACCGTGGGCGCGAGCGACAGGCATTGGCGCTGCTGACCGCATTGGGTAACTTCGATCGGCTGATTGGTGGCGCGAGCTAG
- a CDS encoding DUF4124 domain-containing protein, producing MRRLILTGSLLLALSTTAMAGQVYKWVDAQGNTHFGSQPPEGQQATSINTNVATPKTPAPAAAKPAAAVADTDEQKAIDSKVKEDVAKQEAERKQYCETVRTNLAQLQNNPRVRVQEEGKDEMRRLTEEERQERISEAEKGIAENCQ from the coding sequence ATGCGTCGCTTGATTCTCACGGGCAGTTTGCTGCTCGCCCTGAGCACCACCGCCATGGCCGGCCAGGTCTACAAATGGGTGGACGCGCAAGGCAACACCCACTTTGGCTCACAGCCGCCGGAAGGGCAGCAGGCGACCAGCATCAACACCAACGTGGCCACGCCGAAGACACCCGCCCCCGCAGCCGCAAAGCCTGCCGCAGCGGTAGCCGACACAGACGAGCAGAAGGCGATCGACAGCAAGGTCAAGGAAGATGTGGCCAAGCAGGAGGCCGAGCGCAAGCAGTACTGCGAGACAGTGCGCACCAACCTGGCCCAGCTGCAGAACAATCCGCGCGTGCGCGTGCAGGAAGAAGGCAAGGATGAGATGCGCCGTCTGACAGAAGAAGAACGTCAGGAGCGCATTAGCGAAGCCGAGAAAGGCATCGCCGAGAACTGCCAGTAA
- a CDS encoding acetolactate synthase 3 large subunit has protein sequence MELLSGAEMVVRSLRDEGVKYIYGYPGGALLHIYDALFKEPEVTHILVRHEQAATHMADGYARATGKAGVVLVTSGPGATNAITGIATAYMDSIPMVVISGQVPSTVVGTDAFQETDMVGISRPIVKHSFIIKHPSEIPEVIKKAFYLAQSGRPGPVVVDIPKDMGDPSQKFEYSYPKKVKLRSYSPATRGHSGQIRKAAEMLLAAKRPVMYSGGGVVMGGASEPLTELAKMLNIPVTNTLMGLGAFPGNDRQFVGMLGMHGSYTANLAMHHADVILAVGARFDDRVINGETGAKFCPNAKIIHIDIDPASISKTIKADIPIVGPVDSVLTEMVAILKEIGETPNKDVVASWWKQIDEWRGSGRLFPFNEGDGSIIKPQSVIETLSEVTKGDAYITSDVGQHQMFAAQYYRFNKPNRWINSGGLGTMGFGFPAAMGVKLNFPEADVACVTGEGSIQMNIQELSTCLQYDLPVKIINLNNGALGMVRQWQDMQYSSRYSHSYMESLPDFVKLAEAYGHVGMRITDLKDLKPKMEEAFAMKNRLVFLDIAVDTSEHVYPMQIRGGAMRDMWLSKTERT, from the coding sequence GTGGAGCTTTTATCCGGCGCTGAAATGGTCGTCCGCTCGCTGCGTGACGAAGGCGTTAAGTATATCTATGGGTACCCGGGCGGTGCCCTCCTGCACATCTACGATGCCCTGTTCAAAGAGCCGGAAGTGACCCATATCCTGGTGCGTCACGAGCAGGCTGCCACCCATATGGCTGACGGCTATGCCCGCGCCACCGGCAAGGCCGGCGTGGTGCTGGTGACCTCCGGCCCGGGTGCGACCAATGCCATCACTGGCATCGCCACCGCCTACATGGACTCGATCCCTATGGTCGTCATCTCCGGTCAGGTGCCCAGCACCGTGGTCGGTACCGATGCCTTCCAGGAAACCGACATGGTCGGTATTTCCCGCCCGATCGTGAAGCACAGCTTCATCATCAAGCATCCTTCGGAAATCCCCGAAGTGATCAAGAAAGCCTTCTATCTCGCCCAGTCCGGCCGCCCAGGCCCGGTGGTCGTGGATATTCCGAAGGACATGGGCGATCCGTCGCAGAAGTTCGAATACAGCTACCCGAAGAAGGTCAAGCTGCGCTCCTACAGCCCGGCTACCCGTGGTCATTCCGGGCAGATCCGCAAGGCTGCCGAGATGCTCCTGGCTGCCAAGCGTCCGGTCATGTATTCCGGCGGCGGCGTGGTCATGGGCGGTGCTTCCGAGCCGCTGACCGAGCTGGCCAAGATGCTCAACATCCCGGTGACCAACACCCTGATGGGCCTTGGCGCCTTCCCGGGTAACGATCGCCAGTTCGTCGGCATGCTCGGCATGCACGGCAGCTACACCGCCAACCTGGCCATGCACCACGCCGATGTGATCCTGGCTGTCGGCGCGCGTTTCGACGACCGGGTGATCAATGGTGAAACGGGCGCCAAGTTCTGCCCGAACGCCAAGATCATCCATATCGATATCGACCCGGCTTCGATCTCCAAGACCATCAAGGCCGACATCCCGATCGTCGGCCCGGTGGACAGCGTGCTGACCGAGATGGTCGCCATTCTCAAGGAAATCGGCGAGACACCGAACAAGGACGTCGTTGCCAGCTGGTGGAAGCAGATCGACGAGTGGCGCGGTAGCGGCCGCCTGTTCCCCTTCAACGAGGGCGACGGCAGCATCATCAAACCGCAGAGCGTAATCGAGACCCTCAGCGAAGTGACCAAGGGCGACGCCTACATCACCTCCGACGTGGGCCAGCACCAGATGTTTGCGGCGCAGTACTACCGCTTCAACAAGCCTAACCGCTGGATCAACTCCGGTGGCCTGGGCACCATGGGCTTCGGTTTCCCTGCGGCGATGGGCGTCAAGCTGAACTTCCCGGAGGCCGACGTGGCCTGCGTCACCGGTGAAGGCAGCATCCAGATGAACATCCAGGAACTGTCGACCTGCCTGCAGTACGACCTGCCGGTGAAGATCATCAACCTGAACAACGGTGCCCTGGGCATGGTTCGCCAGTGGCAGGACATGCAGTACAGCAGCCGTTACTCGCACTCTTACATGGAATCGCTGCCTGACTTCGTCAAGCTGGCTGAGGCCTATGGTCACGTGGGCATGCGCATCACCGACCTGAAAGACCTCAAGCCGAAGATGGAAGAAGCCTTCGCCATGAAGAACCGCCTGGTATTCCTCGACATCGCCGTGGATACCAGCGAGCACGTGTACCCGATGCAGATTCGCGGCGGTGCCATGCGTGACATGTGGCTGAGCAAGACGGAGCGGACCTGA
- the ilvN gene encoding acetolactate synthase small subunit, with product MRHIISLLLENEPGALSRVVGLFSQRNYNIESLTVAPTEDPTLSRLTLTTVGHDDVIEQITKNLNKLIEVVKLVNLSESAHIERELMLVKVKATGAQRAEVKRTTDIFRGQIVDVTSSVYTIQLAGTSDKLDSFIQAVGTASILETVRSGVTGIARGDKVLSI from the coding sequence ATGCGCCATATCATCTCCCTGTTGCTGGAAAACGAACCCGGCGCCCTGTCGCGCGTGGTTGGCCTGTTCTCCCAGCGCAACTACAACATCGAAAGCCTGACCGTGGCGCCGACCGAAGACCCGACCCTGTCGCGTCTGACGCTGACCACCGTAGGGCATGACGATGTGATCGAGCAGATCACCAAGAACCTCAACAAGCTGATCGAAGTGGTCAAGCTGGTGAACCTGTCGGAAAGCGCGCACATCGAACGCGAGCTGATGCTGGTCAAGGTCAAGGCCACCGGCGCCCAGCGCGCCGAGGTCAAGCGCACCACCGACATCTTCCGCGGACAGATCGTCGACGTGACCAGCAGCGTTTACACCATTCAGCTGGCCGGCACGAGCGACAAGCTGGACAGCTTCATCCAGGCCGTCGGCACCGCGTCGATCCTGGAAACCGTACGCAGCGGCGTCACCGGCATTGCCCGTGGCGACAAAGTACTCAGCATCTAA
- the ilvC gene encoding ketol-acid reductoisomerase, with translation MKVFYDKDCDLSIIQGMKVAIIGYGSQGHAQACNLKDSGVDVTVGLRPGSATRAKAEAHGLKVADVPAAVAAADLVMILTPDEFQSQLYKNEVEPNIKKGATLAFSHGFAIHYNQVVPRADLDVIMIAPKAPGHTVRSEFVKGGGIPDLIAIYQDASGKAKNVALSYAAGVGGGRTGIIETTFKDETETDLFGEQAVLCGGCVELVKAGFDTLVEAGYAPEMAYFECLHELKLIVDLMFEGGIANMNYSISNNAEYGEYVTGPEVINAESRQAMRNALKRIQNGEYAKMFIQEGASNYASMTAYRRNNAAHGIEVVGEKLRAMMPWIAANKIVDKAKN, from the coding sequence ATGAAAGTGTTTTACGACAAAGACTGCGACCTCTCGATCATCCAGGGCATGAAAGTCGCCATCATCGGCTACGGCTCCCAGGGCCATGCCCAGGCGTGCAACCTGAAAGACTCCGGCGTTGACGTTACCGTCGGCCTGCGTCCAGGTTCGGCCACCCGTGCCAAGGCTGAAGCTCACGGTCTGAAAGTGGCTGACGTGCCTGCTGCCGTTGCTGCCGCTGACCTGGTCATGATCCTGACCCCGGACGAGTTCCAGTCCCAGCTGTACAAAAACGAAGTCGAGCCGAACATCAAGAAAGGCGCCACCCTGGCCTTCTCCCACGGCTTCGCCATCCACTACAACCAGGTTGTGCCGCGTGCCGACCTCGACGTGATCATGATCGCGCCGAAGGCCCCGGGCCACACCGTGCGTTCCGAGTTCGTCAAAGGCGGCGGTATCCCTGACCTGATCGCCATCTACCAGGACGCTTCCGGCAAAGCCAAGAACGTTGCCCTGTCCTACGCCGCTGGCGTCGGTGGCGGCCGTACCGGCATCATCGAAACCACCTTCAAGGACGAGACCGAAACCGACCTGTTCGGTGAGCAAGCCGTTCTCTGCGGCGGTTGCGTCGAGCTGGTCAAAGCCGGTTTCGATACCCTGGTTGAAGCCGGTTACGCTCCGGAAATGGCCTACTTCGAGTGCCTGCACGAGCTGAAGCTGATCGTCGACCTGATGTTCGAAGGCGGCATCGCCAACATGAACTACTCGATCTCCAACAACGCCGAGTACGGTGAGTACGTCACCGGTCCGGAAGTCATCAACGCCGAATCCCGTCAGGCCATGCGCAACGCTCTGAAGCGCATCCAGAACGGCGAATACGCGAAGATGTTCATCCAGGAAGGTGCATCGAACTACGCTTCGATGACCGCTTACCGTCGCAACAATGCCGCTCACGGCATCGAAGTGGTTGGCGAGAAGCTGCGTGCAATGATGCCGTGGATCGCTGCCAACAAGATCGTCGACAAGGCCAAGAACTAA
- the pssA gene encoding CDP-diacylglycerol--serine O-phosphatidyltransferase — MNERPEESGSAPQGESILPIDEHVEEGHDAEGRKVRHRGIYLLPNLFTTGNLFAGFFAIISAMNGKYEYAAVAIFIAMVLDGLDGRVARLTNTQSAFGAEYDSLSDMVAFGLAPALLAYQWALSELGNVGLTVAFIYTACAALRLARFNTQIGKVDKKWFVGLASPAAAGVVAGMVWALKDFGVDGVDMPVPVVMLYALLVAMAGVLMVSNIKFYSFKDLDFKGRVPFVAMLVVVLVFAVVFSDPPRILLLIFLAYAASGPVQYLLQLRRHKAAE, encoded by the coding sequence ATGAACGAACGTCCTGAGGAATCCGGCTCTGCCCCACAAGGGGAAAGCATTCTGCCTATCGATGAGCATGTGGAGGAGGGGCACGATGCCGAAGGGCGCAAGGTGCGCCATCGTGGCATCTACCTGTTGCCTAACCTGTTCACCACCGGCAACTTGTTTGCGGGTTTCTTCGCCATCATCAGTGCCATGAATGGCAAGTACGAGTACGCGGCGGTCGCGATCTTCATCGCCATGGTGCTCGATGGTCTGGATGGTCGAGTAGCACGGCTGACCAATACCCAGAGCGCATTTGGCGCCGAGTATGACTCGCTGTCCGACATGGTCGCCTTTGGTCTGGCGCCGGCGTTGCTGGCCTATCAGTGGGCCTTGTCTGAACTGGGCAATGTCGGGCTTACGGTTGCCTTCATCTATACGGCTTGCGCCGCGTTGCGTCTGGCCCGCTTCAATACCCAGATCGGCAAGGTCGACAAGAAGTGGTTTGTCGGTCTTGCCAGTCCTGCTGCTGCCGGGGTTGTCGCCGGGATGGTCTGGGCACTGAAGGACTTTGGTGTCGATGGCGTGGACATGCCTGTTCCGGTGGTCATGCTCTATGCCTTGCTGGTGGCCATGGCGGGCGTGCTGATGGTCAGCAACATCAAGTTCTACAGTTTCAAGGATCTTGATTTCAAAGGGCGCGTGCCTTTCGTAGCGATGCTGGTCGTGGTTCTGGTGTTTGCAGTGGTCTTCAGTGACCCACCCCGTATTCTGTTGCTGATCTTCTTGGCCTATGCGGCTTCCGGTCCTGTGCAATATTTGTTGCAACTGCGCCGTCACAAGGCCGCCGAGTGA
- the msrP gene encoding protein-methionine-sulfoxide reductase catalytic subunit MsrP, translated as MLIKVPLESAARESEITPESVYLSRRTFMAAAGGLAAMSALPLRAETSRYADVEAASNPAWFTEKLPGVQWGAVTAGDEALTPFKDATHYNNFYEFGTSKGDPARYADKLEVEPWTVMIDGEVAKPGPVSLESLVQPHRLEERIYRLRCVEAWSMVIPWLGFPLADLLKRAEPTSKARYVRFETKVAPEQMSGVRSGFSLIDWPYREGLRLDEAMHPLSIMAVGIYGRVLPNQNGAPLRLVVPWKYGFKSIKSIVRISLVAEQPATTWESLAPDEYGFYANVNPEVDHPRWSQATERRLPNSLFSPNVVPTKLFNGYDEVASLYSGLDLRKYY; from the coding sequence ATGTTGATCAAAGTCCCCCTCGAGTCCGCTGCGCGCGAATCCGAAATCACTCCCGAGTCTGTCTATCTCTCGCGTCGCACCTTCATGGCGGCAGCCGGTGGCCTTGCAGCTATGAGTGCATTGCCGCTGCGGGCGGAGACTTCGCGCTATGCCGATGTCGAGGCTGCTAGCAATCCAGCCTGGTTCACCGAGAAGCTTCCAGGCGTGCAGTGGGGGGCGGTCACGGCAGGCGATGAGGCCCTGACGCCGTTCAAAGACGCCACGCACTACAACAACTTCTATGAGTTCGGCACCAGCAAGGGTGATCCGGCGCGATACGCCGACAAACTTGAAGTAGAGCCATGGACGGTGATGATCGACGGTGAGGTGGCCAAGCCGGGGCCGGTTTCTCTGGAGTCTCTGGTGCAGCCTCATCGCTTGGAAGAGCGCATCTACCGGTTGCGCTGTGTCGAGGCCTGGTCGATGGTGATTCCCTGGCTGGGCTTCCCGCTGGCGGATTTGCTCAAGCGTGCAGAGCCAACCAGCAAAGCCAGGTATGTGCGTTTCGAAACCAAGGTTGCGCCCGAGCAGATGTCCGGTGTGCGTTCGGGCTTTTCCTTGATCGACTGGCCATATCGCGAGGGATTGCGTCTGGATGAGGCGATGCATCCACTGTCTATCATGGCTGTCGGGATCTATGGGCGCGTATTGCCCAACCAGAATGGTGCGCCGTTACGTCTGGTGGTGCCATGGAAGTACGGCTTCAAGAGCATCAAGTCGATCGTGCGCATCAGCCTGGTTGCCGAACAGCCTGCAACCACCTGGGAGAGTCTGGCGCCTGATGAGTATGGCTTCTATGCCAACGTCAATCCTGAGGTCGACCATCCGCGCTGGAGTCAGGCAACCGAGCGCCGCCTGCCCAATAGCCTGTTCAGTCCGAATGTGGTGCCGACCAAGCTGTTCAATGGCTATGACGAAGTTGCCTCTCTTTATAGTGGTCTGGATCTGCGGAAGTACTACTGA
- the msrQ gene encoding protein-methionine-sulfoxide reductase heme-binding subunit MsrQ: MRYRIWRVVVFLLALFPPLLWLYMGLTQQLGPDPGKVLVDNLGQGALVLLLLTLSMTPLRRLSAWGGWIAVRRQLGLWCFTYVLLHVAGYLTFILGLRFDRLLDDLSERPYIIVGALAFVGLWLLALTSNHYSVRRLGARWRQLHKLVYVILVLGLLHMLWVVRSDIGEWVFYAVSGAALLMLRIPAVAAWLSARPGKVKSFRKALTAKSAGL; encoded by the coding sequence ATGCGTTATCGAATCTGGCGAGTCGTCGTCTTCCTCTTGGCGTTGTTTCCCCCTTTGCTGTGGCTATATATGGGGCTGACTCAGCAGCTGGGGCCAGATCCCGGCAAGGTTCTAGTGGATAACCTGGGGCAGGGGGCGTTGGTTCTGCTGCTGCTGACGTTGAGCATGACGCCTTTGCGGCGTCTGAGCGCCTGGGGTGGGTGGATTGCTGTGCGCCGCCAGCTCGGCCTGTGGTGCTTTACCTACGTCCTGTTGCACGTTGCGGGATATCTGACGTTCATCCTGGGGTTGCGCTTTGATCGACTGCTGGACGATCTGAGTGAGCGGCCTTACATCATCGTTGGCGCCCTGGCTTTTGTCGGGCTGTGGCTCCTGGCCCTGACCTCGAATCACTACAGTGTGCGCAGGCTGGGTGCGCGCTGGCGGCAGTTGCACAAGCTTGTTTACGTAATCCTCGTTCTGGGTCTGCTGCATATGCTCTGGGTTGTGCGCTCCGATATTGGCGAATGGGTGTTTTATGCCGTGTCTGGCGCGGCTTTGCTGATGTTGCGCATTCCGGCTGTGGCAGCCTGGCTCTCGGCTCGTCCGGGGAAGGTAAAAAGTTTCAGAAAGGCGTTGACGGCGAAATCTGCGGGCCTATAA